Proteins from a genomic interval of Callospermophilus lateralis isolate mCalLat2 chromosome 1, mCalLat2.hap1, whole genome shotgun sequence:
- the Plppr2 gene encoding phospholipid phosphatase-related protein type 2 isoform X3: protein MAGGRPHPKRSFSIIPCFVFVESVLLGIVVLLAYRLEFTDTFPVHTQGFFCYDSTYAKPYPGPEAASRAPPALIYALVTAGPTLTILLGELARAFFPAPPSASPVIGESTIVSGACCRFSPPLRRLVRFLGVYSFGLFTTTIFANAGQVVTGNPTPHFLSVCRPNYTALGCSPPSPDRPGPDRFVTDQGACAGSPSLVAAARRAFPCKDAALCAYAVTYTAMYVTLVFRVKGSRLVKPSLCLALLCPAFLVGVVRVAEYRNHWSDVLAGFLTGAAIATFLVTCVVHNFQSRPPSGRRLSPWEDLGQAPTMDSPLEKNPRPAGRIRHRHGSPHPSRRTAPAVAT, encoded by the exons ATGGCGGGAGGGAGACCTCACCCGAAGAGGAGTTTCTCCATCATTCCCTGCTTTGTCTTTGTGGAG TCAGTGCTGCTGGGTATTGTGGTTCTGCTTGCTTACCGCCTGGAGTTCACAGACACCTTCCCCGTGCACACCCAGGGGTTCTTCTGCTATGACAGCACCTACGCCAAGCCCTATCCGGGGCCTGAGGCTGCCAGCCGAGCACCCCCCGCCCTCATCTATGCCTTGGTCACTGCTGGGCCCACCCTTACG ATCCTGCTGGGGGAGCTGGCACGTGCCTTTTTCCCCGCGCCACCCTCAGCCAGCCCTGTCATCGGGGAGAGCACCATCGTGTCAGGGGCCTGCTGCCGCTTCAGCCCCCCGCTGCGGAGGCTGGTTCGCTTCCTGG GCGTGTACTCCTTTGGCCTCTTTACCACGACCATCTTCGCCAATGCGGGGCAGGTGGTGACTGGCAACCCCACGCCACACTTCCTGTCAGTGTGTCGCCCCAACTACACCGCCCTGGGCTGCTCACCACCCTCACCTGACCGTCCAGGGCCTGACCGCTTTGTCACTGACCAGGGTGCCTGTGCAGGTAGCCCCAGCCTTGTGGCTGCTGCGCGCCGCGCCTTTCCCTGCAAGGATGCAGCCCTCTGCGCCTACGCGGTCACCTACACGGCG ATGTATGTTACCCTCGTGTTCCGCGTGAAGGGTTCCCGCCTGGTTAAACCCTCCCTCTGCCTGGCCCTGCTGTGCCCCGCTTTCCTGGTGGGCGTGGTCCGAGTGGCCGAGTACCGCAATCACTGGTCGGACGTGCTGGCAGGCTTCCTGACTGGAGCAGCCATCGCTACCTTTCTG GTCACCTGTGTTGTGCACAATTTCCAGAGCCGGCCTCCCTCTGGCCGAAGGCTCTCCCCCTGGGAGGACCTGGGCCAGGCCCCCACCATGGACAGCCCCCTCGAAAA GAACCCGAGGCCTGCAGGCCGCATTCGACACCGGCACGGCTCACCCCATCCA AGCCGCAGAACTGCGCCCGCCGTGGCCACCTGA
- the Plppr2 gene encoding phospholipid phosphatase-related protein type 2 isoform X4 — MAGGRPHPKRSFSIIPCFVFVEGFFCYDSTYAKPYPGPEAASRAPPALIYALVTAGPTLTILLGELARAFFPAPPSASPVIGESTIVSGACCRFSPPLRRLVRFLGVYSFGLFTTTIFANAGQVVTGNPTPHFLSVCRPNYTALGCSPPSPDRPGPDRFVTDQGACAGSPSLVAAARRAFPCKDAALCAYAVTYTAMYVTLVFRVKGSRLVKPSLCLALLCPAFLVGVVRVAEYRNHWSDVLAGFLTGAAIATFLVTCVVHNFQSRPPSGRRLSPWEDLGQAPTMDSPLEKNPRPAGRIRHRHGSPHPSRRTAPAVAT; from the exons ATGGCGGGAGGGAGACCTCACCCGAAGAGGAGTTTCTCCATCATTCCCTGCTTTGTCTTTGTGGAG GGGTTCTTCTGCTATGACAGCACCTACGCCAAGCCCTATCCGGGGCCTGAGGCTGCCAGCCGAGCACCCCCCGCCCTCATCTATGCCTTGGTCACTGCTGGGCCCACCCTTACG ATCCTGCTGGGGGAGCTGGCACGTGCCTTTTTCCCCGCGCCACCCTCAGCCAGCCCTGTCATCGGGGAGAGCACCATCGTGTCAGGGGCCTGCTGCCGCTTCAGCCCCCCGCTGCGGAGGCTGGTTCGCTTCCTGG GCGTGTACTCCTTTGGCCTCTTTACCACGACCATCTTCGCCAATGCGGGGCAGGTGGTGACTGGCAACCCCACGCCACACTTCCTGTCAGTGTGTCGCCCCAACTACACCGCCCTGGGCTGCTCACCACCCTCACCTGACCGTCCAGGGCCTGACCGCTTTGTCACTGACCAGGGTGCCTGTGCAGGTAGCCCCAGCCTTGTGGCTGCTGCGCGCCGCGCCTTTCCCTGCAAGGATGCAGCCCTCTGCGCCTACGCGGTCACCTACACGGCG ATGTATGTTACCCTCGTGTTCCGCGTGAAGGGTTCCCGCCTGGTTAAACCCTCCCTCTGCCTGGCCCTGCTGTGCCCCGCTTTCCTGGTGGGCGTGGTCCGAGTGGCCGAGTACCGCAATCACTGGTCGGACGTGCTGGCAGGCTTCCTGACTGGAGCAGCCATCGCTACCTTTCTG GTCACCTGTGTTGTGCACAATTTCCAGAGCCGGCCTCCCTCTGGCCGAAGGCTCTCCCCCTGGGAGGACCTGGGCCAGGCCCCCACCATGGACAGCCCCCTCGAAAA GAACCCGAGGCCTGCAGGCCGCATTCGACACCGGCACGGCTCACCCCATCCA AGCCGCAGAACTGCGCCCGCCGTGGCCACCTGA
- the Ccdc159 gene encoding coiled-coil domain-containing protein 159 codes for MNSDPLLAGLPLDQDYSVPPHSPSHSSSNVCLPAYGKWSSSDKAVDCRSYWTRTTEPETLEPTASEDTVRIIDWKPGWGSGPQPHGAPSISNPDQQEHCNDQDLLKRHQNTAKKPLETSSSKVKAKSTMMIPDSQKLLRCELESLKSQLQAQTKAFEFLNHSVTMLEKESCLQQIKIQQLEEVLSPVGRQGEKEGQKWDTEQGRQELYGALAQGLRGLQKTLRDSEEVQRVRTTRCLQLLAQEIRDSKKFLWEELELVREEVTFIYQKLQAQEEEIAQNLVNIQKMQKTQVKCRKVLTKMKQQGFDPSTWPETEEVPLGGNGCWKDDLQKELSDIWSAVHGLQNSIDGLTMSSGVHPRASSLRGHNGHRCLSPPLPSWDSDSDSDKPQFGKSRSFPHD; via the exons ATGAACAG TGACCCTCTTTTGGCTGGCCTACCCCTGGACCAGGACTACTCTGTACCCCCTCACTCCCCTTCTCATTCATCCTCCAACGTGTGTTTGCCTGCTTATGGGAAGT GGTCTTCTTCAGACAAAGCTGTGGACTGTAGGAGTTATTGGACCAGGACCACAGAACCAGAGACCTTGGAACCTACTGCCTCTGAGGACACAGTGAGGATTATAGATTGGAAACCAGGGTGGGGCTCGGGACCTCAGCCACATGGGGCTCCCTCCATTTCTAACCCAGACCAGCAGGAGCACTGTAATGACCAGGATCTTCTGAAGAGGCATCAAAACACAGCCAAG AAGCCCTTGGAGACCAGCTCTTCCAAAGTCAAAG CTAAGTCCACGATGATGATTCCTGACTCCCAGAAGCTCCTGAGATGTGAACTAGAGTCACTCAAGAGCCAGCTACAGGCTCAGACCAAG gcttttgagTTCCTGAACCACTCTGTGACCATGTTGGAGAAGGAGAGCTGCTTGCAACAAATCAAAATCCAGCAGCTTGAAG aggtgctgagCCCTGTGGGCCgccagggagagaaggagggCCAGAAGTGGGACACAGAGCAGGGCCGGCAGGAGCTCTATGGGGCGCTGGCCCAAGGCCTCCGGGGGCTGCAGAAGACCCTGCGTGACAGTGAGGAAGTGCAGCGGGTCCGCACCACTCGCTGCCTGCAGCTGCTGGCCCAAGAAATCAGGGACAG CAAGAAGTTCCTGTGGGAGGAGCTGGAGCTGGTACGGGAGGAGGTGACCTTCATCTATCAGAAGCTTC AGGCACAGGAGGAGGAGATCGCGCAGAACCTGGTGAACATCCAGAAAATGCAGAAGACACAGGTGAAATGCCGCAAG GTCCTGACCAAGATGAAGCAGCAGGGGTTTGATCCATCTACCTGGCCAGAGACTGAGGAGGTGCCACTGGGGGGCAATGGCTGCTGGAAGGATGACCTCCAGAAGGAACTGAGTGACATATG GTCTGCTGTTCATGGGCTGCAGAACTCCATTGATGGCCTTACTATGTCTTCGGGGGTCCACCCCCGGGCTTCAAGCCTCAGGG GCCACAATGGGCACCGGTGCCTGAGCCCTCCACTCCCCTCCTGGGACTCAGACTCAGACTCTGATAAGCCACAGTTCGGCAAGAGCCGATCCTTTCCACACG ATTGA
- the Tmem205 gene encoding transmembrane protein 205 produces MEEGGNPGGLIKVVHLLVLSGAWGMQMWVTFASGFLLFRTLPRHTFGLVQSKLFPFYFYISMGCAFINLCILAPQRAWAQLTFWEASQLCLQLLSLTLATINAHWLEPHTTAAMWALQIVEKEQGLGGEVPGSLQGPDPYRQLREKNPKYSALRRNFFHYHGLSSLCNLGCLLSNGFCLAGLALGLRSL; encoded by the exons ATGGAGGAAGGCGGGAACCCAGGAGGACTGATTAAGGTGGTCCATCTACTGGTCTTGTCAGGTGCCTGGGGCATGCAAATGTGGGTGACCTTCGCCTCAG GCTTCCTGCTTTTCCGAACCCTTCCCCGACATACCTTCGGCCTCGTGCAGAGCAAACTCTTCCCTTTCTACTTTTACATCTCCATGGGCTGTGCCTTTATCAACCTCTGCATCTTGGCTCCACAGCGTGCCTGGGCTCAGCTTACATTCTGGGAGGCCAGCCAG CTCTGCCTGCAGCTCCTGAGCCTCACCCTGGCTACCATCAATGCCCACTGGCTGGAGCCGCACACTACAGCTGCCATGTGGGCCCTGCAGATTGTGGAGAAGGAGCAGGGCCTAGGCGGGGAGGTGCCCGGCAGCCTCCAGGGCCCCGACCCCTACCGCCAGCTGCGGGAGAAGAACCCCAAGTACAGTGCTCTCCGCCGGAACTTCTTCCACTaccatggcctgtcctctctttgCAATCTGGGCTGTCTCCTGAGCAATGGGTTCTGCCTCGCTGGCCTTGCCCTGGGCCTCAGGAGCCTCTAA